The bacterium genome has a segment encoding these proteins:
- the queC gene encoding 7-cyano-7-deazaguanine synthase QueC: MQTKKAVILLSGGLDSTTTLYWAKNKGYKCHCLIFDYQQRHRKEVQCARKIAVITGCEYQIIKFQLPWLGSSLLDKRIPIPTNSKFEIRNPKSEIPSTYVPARNTIFLAFALSYAETMGVKTIFIGANALDYSGYPDCRPEYYSTFNNLAQLATKTGVEGSKIKILTPLIDKSKAEIVQLGIKLKVPFELTWSCYKGGKKPCGKCDSCVLRSKGFKEAGIK; encoded by the coding sequence ATGCAGACAAAAAAGGCAGTTATTTTACTTTCTGGTGGATTGGATTCAACTACGACACTTTATTGGGCAAAAAATAAAGGATATAAGTGTCATTGCCTTATCTTTGACTACCAGCAAAGACACCGCAAAGAAGTCCAATGTGCCAGGAAAATAGCCGTGATTACAGGCTGTGAATACCAAATCATTAAATTCCAATTACCCTGGTTGGGTAGTTCCTTGCTTGATAAAAGAATACCTATTCCGACTAATTCGAAATTCGAAATCCGAAATCCGAAATCCGAAATCCCATCCACCTATGTCCCGGCACGCAATACTATCTTTCTTGCCTTTGCTTTATCCTATGCTGAGACAATGGGTGTTAAAACTATATTTATTGGTGCGAATGCCTTAGATTATAGCGGCTATCCAGATTGCAGACCTGAATATTATAGCACATTTAACAATTTAGCCCAATTAGCCACTAAAACAGGGGTTGAGGGGTCAAAGATAAAAATCCTTACCCCTTTAATTGACAAATCTAAGGCTGAAATTGTCCAACTGGGAATTAAACTGAAGGTGCCTTTTGAACTCACCTGGTCTTGCTACAAGGGTGGGAAAAAACCGTGTGGGAAGTGTGATAGTTGTGTTTTAAGAAGTAAAGGATTTAAGGAGGCAGGAATAAAATAG